The following are encoded together in the Vibrio zhugei genome:
- a CDS encoding helix-turn-helix domain-containing protein: protein MNKKLAALVGKRIAKMRKSKGLTQDKLALLAEIDRSYVGRIERGEVNITIEKLYEIAETLSCDAKELLP, encoded by the coding sequence ATGAACAAGAAGCTTGCAGCACTTGTGGGCAAACGCATTGCAAAGATGAGGAAATCCAAAGGGTTAACTCAAGATAAGCTCGCGTTGCTCGCAGAGATAGATAGAAGTTATGTGGGACGCATTGAGCGCGGTGAAGTCAATATCACGATTGAGAAGTTGTATGAGATTGCGGAGACTTTGAGCTGTGATGCTAAGGAGCTTCTACCCTAA